The proteins below come from a single Fastidiosipila sanguinis genomic window:
- a CDS encoding UDP-N-acetylglucosamine pyrophosphorylase, giving the protein MNNKKYFYDNFMRANNQIIDEFLNEYDYIWKAVPNIYKLIPEIAKKLDDNFIEIQTGVFVEKTAKISQKAAIIGPCIIDAGAEIRPNAYIRENVYIGKSTIIGNSSEIKNSIILDNAEIPHFNYVGDSILGNFAHLGAGAIISNFRQDRNNIKIRLNDNIVIDSGIQKLGAILSDHVEIGSNAVINPGTIIGKNSRIYPLTQTRGEIPANHILKNDNKLYPIVSK; this is encoded by the coding sequence ATGAATAATAAGAAATATTTTTATGATAATTTTATGAGAGCAAACAATCAGATTATTGATGAGTTTCTAAATGAATATGATTATATCTGGAAAGCTGTACCTAATATTTATAAACTTATTCCAGAAATTGCAAAAAAATTAGATGATAATTTTATTGAAATTCAAACAGGTGTATTTGTAGAAAAAACTGCGAAAATATCTCAAAAGGCAGCAATTATTGGCCCATGCATAATTGATGCAGGAGCTGAAATAAGACCTAATGCTTATATAAGAGAAAATGTCTATATAGGTAAATCTACTATTATTGGTAATTCAAGTGAGATTAAAAATTCCATTATTCTTGATAATGCTGAGATTCCTCACTTTAATTACGTAGGTGATTCTATATTAGGTAATTTTGCACATTTAGGAGCAGGTGCAATTATTTCAAATTTTAGACAAGATAGAAATAACATTAAAATTCGTTTAAATGACAATATAGTAATTGATTCTGGTATACAAAAATTGGGGGCCATTTTATCAGATCATGTAGAAATAGGTTCAAACGCTGTAATTAACCCTGGAACAATTATAGGAAAAAATTCTAGAATTTATCCCTTAACTCAGACTCGTGGAGAGATTCCTGCTAATCATATTTTAAAAAATGATAATAAACTTTATCCAATTGTTTCTAAATAA
- a CDS encoding helix-turn-helix transcriptional regulator encodes MNKRNEKKLKILYVKDILENYSSVENPLTAQDIINYLADYEINAERKSIYDDINALIDYGLDINRVNGRNGGFYLNKRDFSQEEISTLLSTFSSSKYVSTRSVMHIKDKLKPLLGKNDLSKLKQLIYVPNRVSQSNTTLFKNIEEVSSAIISQNILSFKYKEWIINLDDGRVAYNLKNKHDNLNYKVYPLAIVYFEQNYYFIAIDIIDETIKHFRLDKAVELAMLEPATKEIKRLGTRFDPAKYSSSVFDMFSGYEKTIRLKFHKDMIGVMIEKFGEDLIILKDKDKDYFHTAQSIRVSNKFFAWLLSYNGQIRLVSPEAVVQDFKEYILRNLDIYE; translated from the coding sequence ATGAATAAACGTAATGAAAAGAAATTAAAAATTCTATATGTTAAAGATATTTTAGAAAATTATTCATCTGTAGAAAATCCTTTAACCGCACAAGATATTATCAATTATTTAGCAGATTATGAAATTAATGCCGAAAGGAAAAGTATATATGATGATATTAATGCTTTAATTGACTATGGATTAGATATAAATAGAGTAAATGGTAGAAATGGTGGCTTTTATTTAAATAAGCGTGATTTTTCCCAAGAAGAGATTAGCACTTTACTAAGTACATTTTCATCTTCAAAATATGTTTCAACAAGATCGGTTATGCATATAAAGGATAAGCTAAAACCGCTGCTTGGTAAGAATGATTTAAGTAAGCTTAAGCAACTAATTTACGTGCCTAATAGAGTCAGTCAAAGTAATACTACTTTATTTAAGAATATTGAAGAAGTTAGTTCTGCAATTATTTCACAAAATATTTTATCTTTTAAATATAAAGAATGGATTATTAATTTGGATGATGGTAGAGTGGCGTATAATCTTAAAAACAAACATGATAATCTAAATTATAAAGTCTATCCATTAGCAATTGTTTATTTTGAGCAAAATTATTACTTTATAGCAATTGATATAATTGATGAAACTATTAAACATTTTCGCTTAGATAAAGCAGTAGAACTAGCTATGCTCGAACCTGCAACTAAAGAAATTAAAAGATTGGGAACTCGCTTTGATCCTGCAAAATATTCTAGTAGTGTTTTTGATATGTTTAGTGGTTATGAGAAAACTATTAGACTTAAATTTCATAAAGATATGATAGGTGTTATGATTGAGAAATTTGGTGAAGATTTAATAATACTTAAAGATAAAGATAAAGATTATTTTCATACAGCTCAATCAATCAGAGTTAGTAATAAATTTTTCGCTTGGCTATTATCATACAATGGTCAGATTAGATTAGTTTCACCAGAAGCTGTTGTTCAAGATTTTAAAGAATACATACTAAGGAATTTAGACATTTATGAATAA
- a CDS encoding polyribonucleotide nucleotidyltransferase, protein MKKVFTKELAGRELKVTMGEWAQLANASVLIQYGDTTVLSTATASPEPKPGIDFFPLSVDYEEKMYAVGRFPGGFLKREGRPSEHATVTARTIDRGLRPMFPSDLRNDVVLSNTVLVIDEINAPEFCATFGSSLALAVSDIPFNGPVANINVGLIDGEIIINPTVEQQKVSDLDLALAGRRDKLSMIEAGANEVPDEKMLECIAEGQKYIAELCDFIDEIVAEVGKEKFEYTSHVIPEELMNAALDLIEADVKRDMIGTDKDARDEKLLVLSTKLNDYIVDTYGEESEYIDLAPEVFDLIQKKVVRDLLKEGVRVDGRAIDEIRPLSAEVDVLPRVHGSSVFSRGETQALNIVTLQPISKAQVIDGLGMEEYKRYIHHYNFPAYSVGEARASRSPGRREIGHGQLAEKALYAVLPAEEDFPYAIRSVSEILSSNGSTSQASVCSSCMSLMAAGVPLTRHVAGISTGLISNPEDDDDFTVFMDLQGVEDFYGDMDFKVAGTSEGITAIQVDIKNDGLTQAMIEDAFAMTRKGRLQIINEVMAPAISGPREELAEFAPKIIQTKVPVDKIGEVIGKGGKTINEIIERTGATIEIDDDGTVFISGLDLNAMEEAKLIVEGIVTEPEAGQVYEGQVTRIESYGAFVEYLPSKEGLVHISKLSWDRVNDVNDVLSIGDIVKVKIMDIDDRGRVDLSIRDLTDKPEGFAEESPRNDRNDRNDRNHRNYRNDRNDRNKRRDFGDDQALAKPRKPRQRRDND, encoded by the coding sequence ATGAAAAAAGTTTTTACAAAAGAATTAGCTGGTAGAGAGCTAAAAGTCACCATGGGTGAATGGGCTCAGTTAGCTAATGCATCTGTATTGATTCAGTATGGTGATACAACAGTATTATCAACTGCTACAGCATCACCTGAACCAAAACCAGGTATAGATTTCTTCCCATTAAGTGTTGATTACGAAGAGAAGATGTATGCTGTTGGTAGATTCCCAGGAGGATTCTTGAAACGTGAAGGTAGACCAAGTGAACATGCTACCGTTACAGCTCGAACAATTGACCGTGGTCTCAGACCAATGTTCCCAAGTGACTTACGTAATGACGTAGTTTTATCAAATACTGTTTTAGTAATTGATGAAATTAACGCACCTGAATTCTGTGCTACTTTTGGTTCATCATTAGCGTTAGCAGTATCAGATATTCCATTCAATGGTCCTGTAGCTAATATTAATGTTGGATTAATTGACGGAGAAATTATTATCAATCCTACAGTTGAACAACAAAAAGTTAGTGATCTTGACTTAGCTTTAGCAGGTAGACGTGATAAATTATCAATGATTGAAGCCGGTGCAAATGAAGTTCCAGACGAAAAAATGTTGGAATGTATTGCCGAAGGTCAAAAATATATTGCAGAGTTATGTGATTTCATTGATGAGATTGTTGCTGAAGTTGGTAAAGAAAAATTTGAATATACAAGTCATGTAATTCCTGAAGAATTAATGAATGCAGCTTTAGATCTTATCGAAGCTGATGTCAAACGTGACATGATTGGTACTGATAAAGATGCACGTGATGAGAAATTATTAGTTTTATCAACTAAGTTAAATGATTATATAGTTGATACTTATGGGGAAGAGTCAGAATATATAGATTTAGCTCCTGAAGTATTTGACTTAATTCAAAAGAAAGTTGTTCGTGACTTACTAAAAGAAGGTGTTAGAGTTGATGGACGTGCAATTGATGAAATTAGACCTTTATCAGCTGAAGTTGATGTATTGCCAAGAGTTCATGGTTCATCAGTATTCTCACGTGGTGAAACTCAAGCCTTGAATATTGTTACTTTACAACCTATATCCAAAGCACAAGTTATTGATGGACTAGGAATGGAAGAATATAAACGCTATATTCACCATTATAATTTCCCTGCATATAGTGTAGGTGAGGCAAGAGCAAGTAGATCACCAGGTAGACGTGAGATTGGACATGGTCAATTAGCAGAAAAAGCTTTATACGCTGTTTTACCAGCTGAGGAAGATTTCCCATATGCTATAAGATCTGTTTCAGAAATATTAAGTAGTAATGGTTCAACTTCACAAGCTTCAGTATGTTCATCATGTATGTCATTGATGGCTGCAGGTGTTCCTCTAACAAGACATGTTGCTGGTATTTCAACAGGTTTAATTTCAAATCCAGAAGACGATGATGACTTTACAGTATTCATGGACTTGCAAGGTGTTGAAGACTTCTATGGTGATATGGACTTCAAGGTAGCCGGTACAAGCGAAGGTATTACTGCTATTCAAGTTGATATTAAGAATGATGGTTTAACACAAGCTATGATTGAAGATGCGTTTGCGATGACCAGAAAAGGACGTCTTCAAATTATTAATGAAGTAATGGCTCCAGCAATTAGCGGTCCAAGAGAAGAACTTGCTGAGTTTGCTCCAAAGATCATCCAAACTAAAGTACCTGTAGATAAAATCGGTGAAGTTATTGGTAAGGGTGGCAAGACTATTAATGAAATTATTGAAAGAACTGGTGCTACAATCGAAATCGATGATGATGGTACAGTATTTATTTCAGGTCTTGACCTAAACGCAATGGAAGAAGCTAAGTTAATTGTTGAAGGAATTGTTACTGAACCTGAAGCAGGACAAGTTTACGAAGGTCAAGTTACTAGAATTGAAAGCTATGGTGCTTTTGTAGAGTATCTACCAAGCAAAGAAGGTCTAGTTCATATCTCCAAGCTATCATGGGATAGAGTTAACGATGTTAATGACGTTTTAAGTATTGGAGATATCGTTAAAGTTAAGATTATGGATATTGATGATAGAGGTAGAGTTGATCTATCTATTAGAGATTTAACCGATAAACCTGAGGGTTTCGCTGAAGAATCTCCAAGAAATGATAGAAATGATAGAAATGACAGAAACCACAGAAATTATAGAAATGATCGTAATGACAGAAATAAACGCAGAGACTTTGGTGATGATCAAGCATTAGCAAAACCTCGCAAACCTCGTCAAAGAAGAGACAACGATTAA
- the rpsO gene encoding 30S ribosomal protein S15 has protein sequence MDKNRKQKIIQEYALHEGDTGSPEVQIALLTERIKDLTEHLKVHKHDHHSRRGLLKMVGERKSLLNYLRKEDIERYRDLIARLGLRK, from the coding sequence ATGGACAAGAATAGAAAACAAAAAATCATTCAAGAATATGCATTGCATGAAGGTGATACTGGTTCACCAGAAGTTCAAATAGCTCTTTTAACAGAAAGAATTAAAGATCTCACAGAACATCTAAAAGTTCACAAACATGATCACCACTCAAGACGTGGATTGTTAAAAATGGTTGGTGAGCGTAAATCTTTACTTAACTACTTGAGAAAAGAAGACATTGAACGTTATCGTGATTTAATTGCTCGTTTAGGACTAAGAAAATAG
- a CDS encoding IS30 family transposase, producing MSQLHYIRKREAGQHLTIEDRKHLEYLYNENLKRPKKDKLNQKELAKILGWSEATLSRELKRGKVKQKNSMLEEYTAYSSVVAQKTVEKTWSNKGPSLKISNDHILAKIIENMLIGKEMNRINNLKFSPAAITMYFDRVGWPTDKRLCTRTIYNYVEKEVFLEVTMKDLPRKGNKPRQRKRYIEKRLSPPDKKRINHRPKAIEERTETGHWEMDCIESSKGDRTCLLTLVDRCTRECIILKINTQRQESVVKKLNSIERKLGARAFREKFKSITVDNGAEFQDWKSMEKSIHSEKYRTSVYYAHAYSSWERGSNENLNGFIRYFIPKGTKLKDIPQREINKLEEFINSYPRKVLEGNSANSKYLAIA from the coding sequence ATGAGCCAATTACATTATATCAGGAAAAGAGAAGCAGGTCAGCATTTAACAATAGAAGATAGAAAGCATCTAGAGTATTTATATAATGAGAATTTGAAGCGACCTAAAAAAGATAAATTAAATCAAAAAGAGTTAGCAAAGATATTAGGCTGGAGTGAAGCAACTCTATCTAGAGAACTAAAACGCGGTAAAGTCAAACAAAAGAATTCTATGCTAGAAGAATACACAGCATATTCCTCTGTAGTAGCTCAGAAAACAGTAGAAAAAACTTGGAGTAATAAAGGACCATCTTTAAAGATTAGTAACGACCATATATTAGCCAAAATAATAGAAAACATGCTAATAGGAAAAGAGATGAATAGAATAAATAATCTTAAATTCTCTCCAGCAGCAATAACAATGTATTTTGACAGAGTTGGCTGGCCTACAGATAAAAGACTTTGTACTAGAACTATTTACAACTATGTAGAAAAAGAAGTCTTCCTAGAAGTAACAATGAAAGACCTTCCACGTAAAGGAAATAAACCTAGACAAAGAAAACGCTATATAGAAAAGCGCTTATCTCCACCAGATAAGAAGAGAATAAACCATAGACCAAAAGCTATAGAAGAGCGTACAGAGACGGGGCACTGGGAGATGGATTGTATAGAGTCTAGTAAGGGAGATAGGACTTGTTTATTGACACTTGTAGATCGATGTACAAGAGAATGCATTATTTTAAAGATAAATACGCAAAGACAAGAATCTGTAGTAAAGAAGCTTAATTCTATAGAAAGAAAACTAGGAGCAAGAGCATTTAGAGAAAAGTTTAAGAGTATAACGGTAGATAATGGAGCAGAGTTTCAAGACTGGAAAAGCATGGAAAAATCTATACATAGTGAGAAATATAGAACTAGTGTTTATTATGCGCATGCATACTCATCTTGGGAGCGAGGAAGCAATGAAAATCTAAATGGATTTATCCGATATTTTATTCCTAAAGGTACAAAACTAAAAGATATACCACAGAGAGAAATAAATAAATTAGAGGAATTTATTAATAGTTACCCAAGGAAAGTATTAGAAGGAAACAGTGCAAATAGTAAATATTTAGCCATAGCGTAA
- a CDS encoding Nif3-like dinuclear metal center hexameric protein, which translates to MKLKKIIDYLEHFAPVSWQEDWDNAGLQLGDYNQDVKKIVLALDADDRALEYCKEVDADLLITHHPLIFGGLKSLKYHIPEERIISEFIKNNISVYSMHTNMDKVPWGTNYALAKMIDLEDYILDEPLFPEYSHEFKDLSSEFKNQFNQRITGFVSIAEIDNTRLGLLNKCRDTFKTDVDINFENDAPSKKVAISGGSFDKNWIDKVYHSGVDTIITGEMKYHDQILCRERNMAVIVLGHDVSENPVCKSFAYILKLLYNSRKNSEDYNPEVDDFTVEYFPRLKYDNF; encoded by the coding sequence ATGAAGCTGAAAAAGATTATAGATTATTTAGAGCATTTTGCTCCAGTAAGTTGGCAAGAGGATTGGGATAATGCAGGTTTGCAATTAGGTGACTACAATCAAGATGTCAAAAAAATCGTATTGGCTTTGGACGCAGATGATAGAGCTCTAGAGTATTGTAAAGAGGTTGATGCTGATCTTTTAATAACTCACCATCCATTAATTTTTGGTGGCTTAAAATCTTTGAAATATCATATACCCGAAGAAAGAATTATCAGTGAATTTATTAAAAATAATATAAGCGTTTATTCAATGCATACCAATATGGATAAAGTTCCTTGGGGTACTAACTATGCTTTAGCAAAAATGATAGATCTAGAAGATTATATACTTGATGAACCACTTTTCCCTGAATACTCACATGAATTTAAAGATTTAAGTTCAGAATTCAAAAATCAATTTAATCAAAGAATTACCGGATTTGTGTCAATTGCAGAAATAGATAATACAAGATTAGGGTTGCTAAATAAATGTAGAGATACTTTCAAAACTGATGTAGATATAAACTTTGAAAATGATGCTCCTAGTAAAAAAGTAGCAATTTCAGGAGGTTCTTTTGATAAGAATTGGATAGATAAAGTGTATCACAGTGGCGTAGATACTATAATTACAGGTGAGATGAAGTATCACGATCAGATTTTGTGTAGAGAAAGAAATATGGCTGTCATTGTGTTAGGTCATGATGTAAGCGAAAACCCTGTATGTAAGTCTTTTGCATATATTTTGAAGCTTCTATACAATTCCAGAAAAAATTCTGAAGATTATAATCCAGAAGTTGATGATTTTACTGTAGAGTATTTCCCAAGACTTAAATATGATAATTTTTAA
- a CDS encoding tRNA (adenine(22)-N(1))-methyltransferase, with the protein MTTKTERNHKIKLSKRLETILELVPESCNFLVDVGCDHGLLSDAFLRLNNENKALLIDLREKPLEKAKHNLIVKSKHSSERLRFSLSSGLLDWNVNDSQDDSLGDATCIVIAGLGAKEIINILAEKLDQLRRANFYPEMDVYLIIQAMRNQENIRLFMRENNFPMLEQVIIEDKDFVYSVDLYRMNFSEIDSYPELKSSNNLVDFLGENLLEFLQETNFTNKSKKYDNNIAQKYLERQIRIAVKESQSLSESLLEERMKMIDMMKSYLKDNREEMELD; encoded by the coding sequence GTGACTACAAAGACTGAAAGAAATCATAAAATTAAATTAAGCAAACGATTAGAAACTATCTTAGAGTTAGTTCCTGAATCATGCAATTTCTTAGTTGATGTTGGTTGCGATCATGGACTTTTGTCAGATGCTTTTTTGAGATTAAACAATGAGAACAAAGCTTTACTAATTGATTTACGAGAAAAACCTTTAGAAAAAGCAAAACATAATCTTATTGTTAAATCTAAACATTCATCTGAAAGACTAAGGTTTTCTTTAAGTTCTGGTTTGTTAGATTGGAATGTTAATGATTCCCAAGATGATAGTCTAGGAGATGCTACTTGTATCGTAATTGCAGGGCTTGGAGCTAAGGAAATAATTAATATACTTGCAGAAAAGCTTGACCAACTTAGAAGAGCTAATTTTTATCCAGAGATGGATGTATATTTAATAATTCAAGCGATGCGTAATCAAGAAAATATTCGTCTGTTTATGAGGGAAAATAATTTTCCTATGCTAGAACAAGTTATTATTGAAGATAAGGACTTTGTTTATAGTGTCGATTTGTATAGGATGAATTTTTCTGAAATTGATTCTTATCCTGAATTGAAAAGTAGTAATAATCTAGTTGATTTTCTAGGGGAAAATTTGCTTGAATTTTTGCAGGAAACTAACTTTACAAATAAAAGCAAAAAGTATGATAACAATATTGCACAAAAGTATTTGGAAAGACAGATAAGGATTGCAGTAAAAGAATCTCAAAGTCTATCAGAGAGTTTATTAGAGGAAAGAATGAAGATGATAGATATGATGAAAAGCTATCTTAAAGATAATAGAGAAGAAATGGAGTTAGATTAA
- the rpoD gene encoding RNA polymerase sigma factor RpoD gives MANRKIVDKLLRKAARNDNVLSYSEIMKTIEDAEIDVDETEQILDALEEAEVTIDADNVIDVDDDDDDEDDDDFDSKKNAQVAVDDPVRMYLKEIGKVELLTADEEKALAQRRDEGDKEARDHLAEANLRLVVSIAKRYTGRGLSFLDLIQEGNLGLLKAVEKFEWEKGFKFSTYATWWIRQSITRAIADQARTIRIPVHMVETINKTIRVQRQLVQELGREPEIEELAAETDMSPEKVRNIMRISQHPVSLEKPIGEEEDSHLGDFIPDDDIPSPEQQASFTLLKEQLNEVLGTLVKREEKVLRLRFGLDDGRPRTLEEVGKEFGVTRERIRQIEAKALRKLRHPSRSKKLKDYLV, from the coding sequence ATGGCAAATAGGAAGATAGTAGATAAACTTTTAAGAAAAGCAGCAAGAAATGATAATGTTCTTTCATATAGTGAAATAATGAAGACTATTGAAGATGCAGAGATTGATGTTGATGAAACAGAGCAAATACTAGATGCTTTAGAAGAAGCTGAAGTTACAATAGACGCTGACAACGTAATTGATGTAGATGATGACGATGATGATGAAGATGATGATGATTTTGACAGCAAGAAGAATGCTCAAGTTGCTGTTGATGACCCTGTAAGAATGTACCTAAAAGAGATTGGTAAAGTTGAATTGCTTACAGCTGACGAAGAAAAAGCTTTAGCACAAAGACGTGATGAAGGAGATAAAGAAGCTCGTGATCACTTAGCTGAAGCAAACTTAAGATTAGTTGTCTCTATAGCAAAACGTTATACAGGTAGGGGTTTATCTTTCCTTGATTTAATTCAAGAGGGTAACTTAGGACTATTAAAAGCTGTCGAGAAATTTGAATGGGAAAAAGGTTTTAAATTCTCTACTTATGCAACTTGGTGGATTAGACAATCCATAACAAGAGCTATAGCTGATCAAGCACGCACTATTCGTATTCCTGTACACATGGTTGAAACTATTAACAAGACAATTAGAGTACAAAGACAATTGGTACAAGAGTTAGGACGTGAACCTGAGATAGAAGAATTAGCTGCTGAAACTGATATGTCACCAGAAAAAGTACGAAATATCATGAGAATTTCACAACATCCAGTTTCATTAGAGAAACCTATAGGTGAAGAAGAGGATAGCCACTTAGGTGACTTTATACCAGATGATGACATACCATCCCCAGAGCAACAAGCTTCATTTACCTTACTAAAAGAACAATTGAATGAAGTATTGGGTACCTTAGTTAAACGTGAAGAAAAAGTACTACGATTGCGTTTTGGTTTAGATGATGGTCGTCCTAGAACATTAGAAGAAGTTGGTAAAGAGTTTGGCGTTACTAGAGAAAGAATTAGACAGATTGAAGCTAAAGCTTTACGTAAATTAAGACACCCATCAAGAAGTAAAAAACTTAAAGATTACTTAGTATAA
- the dnaG gene encoding DNA primase: MARIPDSTIAEVKDRSDIVDIISRYVNFTKKSGANNFALCPFHSESTPSFSVNSNKQIFHCFGCHKGGDVITFIMDIEHLNYPETIKFLGDIVGVEVSLENEDDEKYQEAKKFKERLLELNTEAARYYFSQLNQDAGKVARSYLNKRGISVSTARRFGLGYADESWQGLYDHIVKKGFSPNEIEASGLFRKNKHNRWYDLFRNRLMFPIIDAMGGIIAFGGRVLDDSLPKYVNSPENKLYTKGKHVYGLNIAKRTKSDSLIVVEGYMDCISLHQAGFDQAVATLGTAMTTQQASLLRKYREKIILAYDMDSAGRTASLHNIDILEDKGVKAFVLNLPDSKDPDEYLKKHSAADLKLVLDEAMEALDYKFSYAKNLATQDGFLNKLEYQDLALDVISEINNAVVRELSIKRLSNEINISEESLNQVLSIKLQNKANDSQKAFNRNRFRREVNNKLNESETENNENNRNNNALSSEAPAKKNIVVSNLELQTLYLLAANPDIYEQSEIKLNKKWFRAKEMRDFIEKFLSSDQMDINTLVNYLNQEDDELREVINTGISRYLIEENQDNYQETKINLKRSLYNLKLDFLTRISNYYSNQLDKTTDPNEIKSIRENFIKVRKEKNETEDYIKKNLR, from the coding sequence ATGGCAAGGATTCCTGATAGCACAATTGCAGAAGTTAAAGACAGAAGTGATATTGTTGATATCATCTCTCGTTATGTAAACTTTACAAAAAAATCAGGTGCAAATAATTTTGCTCTTTGTCCATTTCATTCTGAGAGCACCCCATCATTTAGTGTAAATTCTAATAAACAAATCTTTCATTGTTTCGGTTGTCATAAAGGTGGAGATGTAATTACCTTTATAATGGATATTGAACATCTTAATTACCCAGAAACCATTAAGTTTCTTGGAGACATTGTAGGTGTTGAAGTCAGTTTAGAAAATGAGGATGATGAGAAGTATCAAGAAGCGAAGAAGTTTAAAGAAAGATTATTAGAATTAAATACTGAAGCTGCTAGATATTATTTTTCTCAGTTAAACCAAGATGCAGGTAAAGTTGCTCGAAGCTATTTGAATAAAAGAGGCATTTCAGTAAGCACAGCGAGGAGATTCGGTTTAGGTTATGCTGATGAATCTTGGCAAGGATTATATGATCATATTGTAAAAAAAGGCTTTAGCCCTAATGAAATTGAAGCTTCTGGTTTGTTTAGGAAGAACAAGCATAATCGCTGGTATGATTTGTTCAGAAATAGATTAATGTTTCCAATAATAGATGCAATGGGTGGAATTATTGCTTTTGGAGGTAGAGTATTGGATGATAGTCTACCAAAATATGTAAACTCTCCTGAAAACAAGCTTTACACTAAAGGAAAACATGTTTATGGATTAAATATTGCTAAGCGAACAAAGTCAGATTCGTTAATTGTCGTTGAAGGTTATATGGATTGCATAAGTTTGCATCAAGCTGGTTTTGATCAAGCTGTTGCAACTCTAGGTACTGCCATGACAACGCAACAAGCCTCATTATTGCGTAAGTATAGAGAAAAAATTATCCTTGCTTATGATATGGATAGTGCTGGTAGAACAGCCAGCTTACATAATATTGATATTTTAGAAGATAAAGGAGTAAAAGCTTTTGTTCTTAATTTACCTGACAGTAAAGACCCAGATGAGTATCTAAAAAAACACTCTGCTGCTGATTTGAAGTTAGTATTAGATGAAGCTATGGAAGCACTAGATTATAAATTTTCATATGCTAAAAATTTAGCTACTCAAGATGGATTTTTAAACAAACTTGAATATCAAGATTTAGCTTTAGATGTAATTTCTGAGATCAATAATGCAGTTGTCAGAGAGTTATCAATTAAACGTTTAAGTAATGAAATTAATATTTCTGAGGAAAGTTTAAATCAGGTATTATCTATTAAATTACAGAATAAGGCTAATGACTCACAGAAAGCTTTTAATAGAAATAGATTTAGAAGAGAAGTTAATAATAAGCTTAATGAATCAGAAACTGAAAATAATGAGAATAATAGAAATAATAATGCTTTATCTAGTGAAGCTCCAGCCAAGAAAAATATAGTAGTTAGTAATCTTGAACTTCAAACTTTATACTTGCTTGCAGCTAATCCAGATATTTATGAGCAATCCGAAATAAAATTAAATAAAAAATGGTTTAGAGCTAAAGAAATGCGAGATTTTATAGAAAAATTTTTAAGCAGTGATCAGATGGATATAAACACATTGGTCAATTATTTAAACCAAGAAGATGATGAATTAAGAGAAGTAATAAATACTGGCATAAGTAGATATTTAATTGAGGAAAATCAAGATAATTATCAAGAGACAAAAATTAACTTAAAAAGGTCTTTATACAATCTTAAGTTGGATTTTTTAACTAGAATTAGCAACTACTATTCTAATCAATTAGACAAAACAACTGATCCTAATGAAATAAAGTCTATCAGAGAGAATTTTATTAAAGTTAGAAAGGAAAAGAATGAGACTGAAGATTATATTAAGAAAAATTTAAGATGA
- the yajC gene encoding preprotein translocase subunit YajC has product MNNLLNMINVFLEAAPNAATGDVNGGQMLISFIATLGLPILMIGLMYFMLIRPQRKEEKQRQADRDNLKVGDNIITVGGIVGRVVNLKDDEVTISTSVANTVLTFRKVAIDKVIKPISDEE; this is encoded by the coding sequence ATGAACAATTTACTAAACATGATAAATGTATTTTTAGAAGCAGCACCTAATGCAGCAACAGGTGATGTGAATGGTGGACAAATGTTGATTAGTTTTATTGCTACATTAGGTCTTCCAATTTTAATGATAGGTTTAATGTACTTTATGCTAATTAGACCACAAAGAAAAGAAGAAAAACAACGTCAGGCAGATAGAGATAACTTAAAAGTAGGAGATAACATAATCACAGTTGGTGGTATCGTTGGTAGAGTAGTAAACCTTAAAGACGATGAAGTTACAATCTCCACATCAGTAGCTAATACAGTTTTAACTTTTAGAAAAGTTGCAATCGACAAAGTTATCAAACCTATTTCTGATGAAGAGTAA